The segment AACATAAACAATGTAACGTTTTTACTCGAttaggaaaatttaaatttacgtcATTTTCGTGATCCTCTTGAACAGGATgaactttttaattgaatttgttaatataagtaGTTGCATAGGTTACATGaatgataatatatacttttttgatTCCTTAACTTAGTTTAATGTTACGAGTTTACATGCaagtaaagataaatatttgttgtgtTAGCAAAATGTTTGgctattgtaaaaatttttgattaaaaaaaatgaaatgaattgcTTCTAGGTTCGGtgcatatataatacaattaaagactaccattgaatgaaaaactgaaGGATTTTTTGTGACagctttatatgttttaaatataaaaatttctaataacgtaaaaataataaaactataatttattctggtacaataatatgtttattattagccaattgtaattattcatattgcTGAAAGCGTACATTACGGTTATTGTGTTGAAAAAGGTCTGGATGTCCAGCGGATTGGATATGGATCGTACCACCCATGTCTTCATCCATCACTCCAGTGTTTCACCAAGAGATGGCGCTTTATTATCTTCGACCTGCATACGAGTATCAGGTTTGATTACAAAACTTTCAAATAGCAAATGTATTacgtgattatttttttccccTATGTAACGAACAGAAACACCTGTAGTTGTAAAATCTTATATAGGCTTTAtagtcattatattaatattttaatttcgtacatatcataattttaatatattttgataaattataataagcaaTATACGATCCCCATTCCCTTTTTACAAGGAACCGGCATGGAAGACCCATCAATGGCAGAAATCAAAGCCGATCACAGGGAAGAGGCCTATAAATAGAAAGTTCCACTTCAAACAGATTGCACGCGCTGTGAAATTTACCTCCAAACTCTTTGGTAGAGCGCTCTCTAAGAGGATTAAAGCCACCGTACTATATGCAACCGAGACTGGGAAGTCTGAACAGTATGCTAAAGAATTAGGGGTCACATTCGGTCACGCGTTCAATGCTCAGGTATTTACAAGTAgccttgaaattaaattaggaATAACGGCGATTAACCTGACAGGGAGTGGGAAGAATTTTTCTATTACGCCTATAGAGACATTATTCGCGTATTTCCTTATTAGAAATACGCTGATTTCAATCTAAccctaaaacattttttgaatTGATTTAGATAAGATAAGagggatttttatttacaatttagtCAATCATGTATTATAGGTTCACTGTATGATGGATTACGACATAACATCTATTGAACATGAAGCGCTTTTATTGGTCGTTACGTCGACTTTCGGTAACGGAGATCCACCAGAAAACGGAGTGGTATGTCTGAGTTTCCTtacaaatcttattttattatatggaaattctgacttattattttatttttatcattttaacttGAAGcagaatttgtaaataaatgaagATAGTTTCTAAAACcgtcaaaataattatttaattcagaacgtcaagaaatattttataattctcaattatatttcgtcctttatttatttgcgcTGTTctttatacacatacatatgtatatataatagttctTATAACAtgatttacttattaatacaCTAAAAGGGAAACAAAATTCTTTCTATAATTTATGCATATCTACGTAAAGTTCATATATAacgatatatgtataatacgTATATCTGTACAATCTTTTCTAACAGGCTTTTGGAGAACATCTCTGTGAACTCTTGTATGCTGACCAAGTGGGAGAGGAAACATCTGGGTAAGAATTAGAGTTTAATATTTCTgctatattacaattatctgataaatttatatcaattttggTTTATAGAGGTTCACAGTTGCTGACAcctaaatcaattataaaagcAAACAGTCAAATTGAATTCCAAAGATACGCTGGGAACCCCAAGCAACTCAGTCGTCTTGAATCATTAAAAGGTACAAATTGGTGTGAAATTTGATCTCATTTTGTGTAACTGTTATGTTACTGGTATTTCttgacttttaatttatataaaaataaattgagtatGAAATTTTAGGTAGTACAACTGACGCCGCCTCCATAGATAGTTTTGGACCTTTGAGCAATGTAAGATTCGCTGTTTTCGCTCTCGGTTCAAGTGCATATCCAAATTTTTGTAACTTCGGAAAATACGTAGACAAATTGTTGGGTGACCTCGGTGGAGAACGAATCCATGACCTTGCAACCGGCGACGAAATGTGCGGCCAAGACCAAGCATTCCGGAAATGGGCCTCCAGTGTTTTTAACGTGAGTTGCCATTGTTAATAGGCTGACAACCGGTTCTCCACTGATTAGTGTTatcatgttaaatatttttttaaacattaaccatttaattttatttttagtttcataaatgtctatatttcaaatgaaactattaagaaatataaatatatatatttctttctttattaatatcctTCACAAAATAGGAAGAGTGTGttataaatcctttttatgacattttcaaacaattaaaCCTAGGTGGAATCCTTTAATATTGAGAAactacttgtttttttttaatataacatttttacgagtatataatgaaattgctATAAATGCAAATACCATGAAGTCTGTCTTCTTAATCACCATCATTTATGGCACTCAGACTTATGTctcagaaatattataaatttttatttctgtacatAGGTTGCATGTGAAACTTTCTGTTTGGATGACGATGAAACCTTACAAGAGGCGAAAAGAGCACTGGGAACAGTAGCGCTGAGTGAAGAAACCGTGCGATTTACTATTCCTATAATAAAACCACCTCCCCTTTTTAATGCTTTACAATCAGCGTTTAACAGGCAATTGGTTACCTGCGTTGTTAAAGCAAATAAAGATTTAGGAGATACCTCTGCTGAACGATCTACTATTTTCATTGATATGGAGCCTAAGGTAATATCAGCCGTGATATAGGGTAATTGAAATGGATATAATGAGGAACTTGCCATTataacagatatatatttcagggtgatattaattatgacCCAGGCGACCATGTGGGAATAATGGCATGTAATCGTAAAGAATTGGTTGACAGTCTGTTGGCTCGGCTGAAGGACATAGATAATTATGATACGCCATTGCAATTGCAACTGATGAAAGAGACTCATACATCAAGTGGTAAACATAgatttgtatatttcttttcgatttacattacaaaattaataacgaaTACTGGTATATATATAGGCCGCGGAAAGTCTTTTAAATAAGTCAAGCATACTAAATCCCTTCACAGGTCCTGTAAAATCATGGGAGCCTCACGAAAAGCTTCCCGTAGTTAGTGTTCGTGAGCTTTTCACGCGGTTTTTGGACATCACAAGCCCCCCAACAACAATTCTTTTGCAGTATTTGGCAACAACTTGTGATAATGAAGAAGAAAGAAAACAACTTATTACTCTCTCAACGGTAgagttaaaatacataattttgtttaaacgtaaatttttaggatttattctttcttaaaatttaataaatgttatatttccaTTAGGACCCAGCAGCCTACGAAGATTGGCGACACTACCATTTCCCAACCTTGCCAGAAGTCTTACGTCAATTTAGCTCTGCAAAACCAAGTGCATCATTGCTTGCTGCGCTCTTGTCCCCTTTACAACCgagattttattcaatttcatcATCTCCAATCGCCCACCCAAAACGATTACATCTCACGGTTGCAGTCGTTACTTACAGAACTCAAGGTTGGtaaaaatacgtaaaattagataattatcatacaaaaaatcgtttataatGTCACTTTTCATGCCaagattgaaaataaatgatcaaaatataatgatataccTATTTCTATAtcggttttaatatattacatgcgCTCTTTCAAAAATCTATTGCTGTCTACGACATAAGTAACGTATCTCGTTctctattaatatacatattgcaTTTGGGTGATGTCATGTTTAAACAGATGGCGAAGGTCCTGTCCACTATGGTGTTTGCTCAAATTATCTCATGGATCGTAAATCTGGGGATGAGGTTTACCTATTCATTAGAAGGTAAACATTCTATTGTGTTCTCACTTTGAGTCATCACATACTATTGAGGactaatattttgtgtttatttcagTGCCCCAAATTTTCATCTTCCGCATGACCTTACTGTGCCTCTTATACTGATAGGCCCAGGAACAGGTATTGCACCTTTTAGAGGATTTTGGCATCATCGTAGAGCTCTTCTTAATTCTGGCTCACGGCTTAATGCTGGACCTGTATGGCTTTTCTTTGGATGTCGTACCAAAACTATGGATTTATACAGAGAAGAAAAGGAGAATGCTTTGAAGGAGGGAGTTCTGTCGAAAGTTTTTCTTGCTTTGTCCAGAGAAAAAAATGTTCCtaaggtaaatataaattttttactctaaatgtgttttaaaatatataaaagtattttcataatttcttaACCAATCCTTATTATTAGATGTACGTCCAAGAATTGGCAGAAAAGGAAGGAGCCGAAATTCacgatttattaattaatagagGTGCACACTTTTATGTTTGTGGCGATTGTAAGATGGCTGAAGATGTGCACCAAAAACTAAAAGGAATTATCAAGAAGCATGGTAGCATGACTGATGAGCAGGTTCAGAATTTCATGTTCCTGCTTAaggtaattgaaattttattccatgatttaatatttatttgtctattaTTTGACAAATCTTTCCATTACTTAAAGGAAGAAAATCGTTATCACGAGGACATATTCGGCATTACACTCCGCACGGCTGAAGTGCACAGCGCCTCGCGTGAATCAGCTCGTAGGAACCGAGTCGCAGCGCAGCCATGACGCCGGTCGTCACGTTTTGTTTCAAATCATGTTAATTCAAAGCAAGCTTAACTGTCTTTTAcagtatcaaataatatacttcTTAAATCTAGAAAATCGCGCTTTTTACAGcgattatattgtatttaatattgaaagtcATCTTTATGCTTCatcttataataatgattagtattaatagaataattatcGTTTTTTTGTGGTCCAGCTTCTTGTAGAGTTtctctaaaataaaacaagtaaaaataGGTTTCATTATTGTTTCAGTATCAATGAAAGAAGGATAGATGAGAGTCGAATTGTAGTAAAAATGTTGTCCCTTATAACTTGCGTCgcttttaaaagatataaaattatattacattataacacATTGGGCAGCTATGAAAAATCCACTCATTAtccattttattctttaagtaaattaaggCACCtctaatatgaataaaagatttgtttCAGCCGTCAGGCTTGGAGGTTGTGtatcatttaattgaatttgtaaataaaaaaggattaACGTCTCCTTAAATTTTGCAGAAATACACGCACAcgtaataactaaattaaattaagctatcgctataaaagttattagaaTGTTTCGTTAATGTTACAAGTGATTCCTGATAATGatccttataaataatttatgcagAATAAcaagaaacaatttaaaatgtatagttaGTCTCGATGCTTTTGACGTAAGCCCGTATGTTGGTATGCTTAGTTTAGCATTTATATCGGTGCATTTATaagtaactatattttatttcaaattaattcatCATAACAACGTATATCAAACACATTGccaaattttgtacaaaataaattatagttagtttattttattatttgtacatacacttttattgaataatttaatgtttactttATCGAAACAATGCaatgtaatatgaaatatgattttaaaatcgtaattaattaagccaaatatttaaattaattataaaaacaaaaaaaaaaagtaataatattaggatagtaaaatttaatgttccaGCTATATTTACCGTTCGTCTCAAATTTCTTCTACGCTACTTTACTCGTTAGTGTTGACTATGTGATCCTTTACGCTAGTCCTAAGAAATGTattcatattttctattattaatttttaaatatatacaatatttctaactattaatatttctatttcgtaaaatattaatgtttgtctTTACCAGATATTTACAatcagataaaatttattgcacCTTTgggactaaaaaaaatattatcagattCATATCAATTTATTCGCACGATTTCAAAtacttattgaattttaactgttaattaatattaatatttgcggatatatgattataaattgtctgttatttatcaaataaagttCCTTGATATTCGGTAATGactaagttttgttttatttgtatcctataaatttaataatcagaatttgcttttaatgaaataatactgTAATAAGTTAAGACTCACAAGTATACTGTACACATTTGCTGGAAACTATTaacgcaaataaaaaaaacattgcagACAAATTTCTTGATTTATCGTAACAATTATagggtttattatttaatatttttgtttgtatttaatacaattgaaGTGGCTATAAGATAAGAAGCGAACAGACTGTATAGTGATTGTGtgagacaaaattttaaacaattattaaagtatcttATTTATCTAATAGTTGCTATTGGTTGTattgtaaaagtattatatatttaacaatagttttgtaaGAACAAggataaataatgtttcatattAGATCTCGGCGAGAGTATATTAACTTGCGACCTTGTAAATATCTCTGCTGCATCTTTTCTTAGAAATAGTGTTATGTTTGATATAATGTCACGTCTGAACTCGTGAAAGGGCGTTGATCTGTAGCGTCATACATTGTCCTTTTACTTTGTCTTTCCTCTTCCTCTAACTGGTATTGTTCGGTATTAGTCAGTCTAATAcctgcaatttttttaaacagcttAGACGTGACGTGGTTGAgttgatatttaaagtaatttttaatctgaTTTGGTAAAACCTGGTTATGGTCTACCTCATGTATACACAGggcttgtttatttattgtatattattacctGACGTtcctatattattaattcccaatctttttaattttcagattaaaaatatttttaaagtattcataaaagttctttaaataagcattttttttttttaaatagcaaaatctttacaacaaacatttttgtattatatctaaataaagtTGAACGATAGGTTTTTCTCTTAAGATTTTAGAAGTTTTCGACCGCAATTCCGTTCATTAGACATAGGAAGATAAAAGTTTCAATAATTAACTTGTCTTTCGTCGACATATACGTATGGGTAGATCAAATATACTAAAGTAACGTATGAAAAGAtttatctgtaaaaaaattcaaaccgACGACAGATTATGGTACAcgtcttcttcttcttcctggcaattatcccagcattagccagggtctgccttcctgctcaaactcctccactttgcacggtctttagcatccgcggtggtaagtccattggctctcatatcctgcttcacggtgtccagccatcgctttcttgggcgtcctgggggtcttgctccagggaccgacatatcaaggcaaatttttccgacgtaattctcaggccggcgtgcaacgtggccataccatctcaggcgactctcttgaagcttatccgctacgtcacggactccaagactacctcggataaatgtgttacgtatacgatcagcccgcgttacgccacacatccacctcagcatcttcatctccgtgacgtgaagctcctgagtgtgcctggacagtgttggccaacattcgcttccatataagagaaccggtcggattatgctcttgtatattagtcCCTTGAGCTTGAGCGGTATTCTGCGgtcgcagaccacacctgtgacctcacgccatttcgcccaagcagcgctgatccgggcttggacatcgtgatcgatgcctccggactcatgcagaatagatccaaggtacctgaacttttccgacttaacggctggttcaggacctatatggatagtgcaagagtccgggcttccgcaagccatgtactcggtcttcgtcacatttagtttaagaccaccgttctcaagcgtacccttccagaggttcactcttcgctctagcgtcaacctgctctcatcaatgagcgctatgtcatcggcatacatcatcagccatggaggctggtcctggatgttagccgagacagtgtccagcactacattgaacaagaaggggctaagagccgagccttggtgaacccctactgagatcggaaagggttttgtatcgccaacagcactcctaaccattgaaacggaatcgcggtacatgtctctgatgatgtcaatataggcctcagggatccctttgaatcgcaatgcccaccagatacattgacgaggcacgcagtcaaaggccttctgcagatctaggaatgcgacatgcagagctctccttttttccctgtatgcctccatcagagttctgatggcaaagatggcgtccaaggtgcccgatcctggctgaaatccatattgacattccgagacagtacactctcggcggagcctgaggtcgatcatacgctcaaagagcttcatggtgtgactcatgatcttaacgcccctataactaccacaatcttgaacactgcccctgcctttgtatataggggtaatgtaactataacgccactgatgtggcatagtcccagtgttcaagacgcggttaaaaaggtccgtcagtatgagcacaccaagagagcccaatgatttccacgcttcgatcggaatatcgtcaggtcccaccgctttccgattcttcatgcgtcgaagacaattccgagtttcgtcaggtgttatcggggcaataagtccaagattaggaggtatttcggatggaagactgcacgggtgctgagtatttagcaactccttgaaatagcatctccatctctccttcacagaggcatgattacacagcaacgtgccttgggaatctttgacgctaagacattttgcgatatcttgcgtcgccttatcccgagctcgtgccaatttgtaaatgagcttctgcccctccgcagtttcaagtgtatcatataatggtgataacctatcactgcgggctctggcaacagcccttttactggcacgtttcgctgctatgtactctagtctgtcttcaggagagtttgattgctgccacttcttaaaggcagtcttcttttcacgaatcacctcctgcacttcgtcattccaccaccatgtctccttgtcaatgacccgtcctcccttagaaaggcctagaactcgtttacctgctgtgataattgctgactgggctcgatcccaaacttcctgagcagtttcggtattagtcgacagattttgactctcaacctctgcccgaaagctggtctgcatcgttccattcagcaaccaccacctgatacgaggcttacgtttctcggccactttctttttcggggtaacgacatagtccatgacaagaagtcgatgttgggccgtcaggctttcaccaggaatgactttacagttagtAACCTTGCACATATGACAccgtctggtcagcagataatctatttgggttgagtgggacccgctcttatacgtgataaggtgctgtggagtcttttggaagaacgtgttcacgacggctaagtcagacgcaatacaggttctgagaatattttctccctctgcattgcggcgaccataaccaaaaccaccgtgtacacgATCAAACGATTCCGCAGccctacctacgtggccatttaagtcccccccaactatgattacttcagcagctggtatagcacgtagaacctcttcaaattgctcccagaatgactctttttcggacccgctacatccagcctgaggagtataagcactgatcaagttagtaatcactccctcgatcagtacccgcacccgcatcaggcggtcgcagcgacgatcaacttcaagaagaccattccgaagctcttcagatagcactaccgctacaccagctttacctgaaggcgacccagtgtatatcagccggtaaccctgtccgatgttccgagacttattgcccttccagcgagtttcctggaggaacgcgcactggacccgacgtctcatgagtacatctgcgagttctctgcatcgtccggttagagagccaatattccacgttgcaaagcggagtttcctttggggtactaacgtctttagccgtgcccgtacttgacacggtagcccttgcccacttatcgcaggtgtagggcgatgtgcctgcgcgtcgtttatcggcgacgccctagccgtacccagtccataaacttttgcaaccataagagtggcgggagtggttttaacggagcgactgccgtctgacctccaaaaccccgttttacgggtaaaaccaggaaaggaaaagatagagaaggggggaaagaggttaggaaggggaatgaggggaggtacaggacaccaccttcatggactgaggatagaggtatgaaagtggtggctcgaggatccggggtcgcgtacccgtatgcccaaggctaaatatcggaaaaatacttagtaggacaccctctgGATTGAGATTATGGTACACGTGTGgtagaaaaaacatttataaaatcaattttagtgagagctttaaataatataaggatttaatttcgtctttattaaataaaatcgaaaCTCTATCACAGTAAATGAACTGAAAAATGACAAAGCATACATACGTTT is part of the Danaus plexippus chromosome 9 unlocalized genomic scaffold, MEX_DaPlex mxdp_26, whole genome shotgun sequence genome and harbors:
- the LOC116767492 gene encoding nitric oxide synthase-like protein, whose translation is MAPGVIQNSDTVLNSTLATIAHNENLISGVTDDNKICPIDHIVLSEINDQSGNAKDLKIQIHKLDRKKPRKVTRPKVLKNHESREYLYDRLYDTTCPSVPTLCNEKACLGSLMAIPGRGDVPRNSEEVLNDAKDFLGQYFASIRRANTVAHEARWKTVQEEVAKTGTYQLTTTELVFGAKLAWRNASRCIGRIQWSKLQVFDCRQVTTTSGMFEALCNHIKYSTNKGNIRSAITVFPQRTDGKHDYRIWNSQLISYAGYKMPDSTVLGDPMHCEFTELCLKLGWKPQRTAWDILPLVLSANGKDPDYFEIPRDLVMEIHMSHPTYEWFEELQLRWYALPAVSSMRFDCGGIEFTANAFNGWYMSTEIGCRNFCDNNRLNMLEKVAEKMGLDTRTPVNLWKDKALVEVNVAVLHSFQQHNATIVDHHTASESFIKHLDNENRLRSGCPADWIWIVPPMSSSITPVFHQEMALYYLRPAYEYQEPAWKTHQWQKSKPITGKRPINRKFHFKQIARAVKFTSKLFGRALSKRIKATVLYATETGKSEQYAKELGVTFGHAFNAQVHCMMDYDITSIEHEALLLVVTSTFGNGDPPENGVAFGEHLCELLYADQVGEETSGGSQLLTPKSIIKANSQIEFQRYAGNPKQLSRLESLKGSTTDAASIDSFGPLSNVRFAVFALGSSAYPNFCNFGKYVDKLLGDLGGERIHDLATGDEMCGQDQAFRKWASSVFNVACETFCLDDDETLQEAKRALGTVALSEETVRFTIPIIKPPPLFNALQSAFNRQLVTCVVKANKDLGDTSAERSTIFIDMEPKGDINYDPGDHVGIMACNRKELVDSLLARLKDIDNYDTPLQLQLMKETHTSSGPVKSWEPHEKLPVVSVRELFTRFLDITSPPTTILLQYLATTCDNEEERKQLITLSTDPAAYEDWRHYHFPTLPEVLRQFSSAKPSASLLAALLSPLQPRFYSISSSPIAHPKRLHLTVAVVTYRTQDGEGPVHYGVCSNYLMDRKSGDEVYLFIRSAPNFHLPHDLTVPLILIGPGTGIAPFRGFWHHRRALLNSGSRLNAGPVWLFFGCRTKTMDLYREEKENALKEGVLSKVFLALSREKNVPKMYVQELAEKEGAEIHDLLINRGAHFYVCGDCKMAEDVHQKLKGIIKKHGSMTDEQVQNFMFLLKEENRYHEDIFGITLRTAEVHSASRESARRNRVAAQP